Proteins encoded in a region of the Globicephala melas chromosome 1, mGloMel1.2, whole genome shotgun sequence genome:
- the SPEN gene encoding msx2-interacting protein isoform X1, with protein MVRETRHLWVGNLPENVREEKIIEHFKRYGRVESVKILPKRGSEGGVAAFVDFVDIKSAQKAHNSVNKMGDRDLRTDYNEPGTIPSAARGLDDTVSIASRSREVSGFRGGGGGPAYGPPPSLHAREGRYERRLDGASDNRERAYEHSAYGHHERGTGGFDRTRHYDQDYYRDPRERTLQHGLYYTSRSRSPNRFDAHDPRYEPRAREQFTLPSVVHRDIYRDDITREVRGRRPERNYQHSRSRSPHSSQSRNQSPQRLASQASRPARSPSGSGSRSRSSSSDSISSSSSTSSDSTDSSSSSSDDSPARSVQSAAVPAPTSQLLSSLEKDEPRKSFGIKVQNLPVRSTDTSLKDGLFHEFKKFGKVTSVQIHGTSEERYGLVFFRQQEDQEKALTASKGKLFFGMQIEVTAWIGPETESENEFRPLDERIDEFHPKATRTLFIGNLEKTTTYHDLRNIFQRFGEIVDIDIKKVNGVPQYAFLQYCDIASVCKAIKKMDGEYLGNNRLKLGFGKSMPTNCVWLDGLSSNVSDQYLTRHFCRYGPVVKVVFDRLKGMALVLYNEIEYAQAAVKETKGRKIGGNKIKVDFANRESQLAFYHCMEKSGQDIRDFYEMLAERREERRGSYDYSQDRTYYENVRTPGTYAEDSRRDYPARGREFYSEWETYQGDYYESRYYDDPREYRDYRNDPYEQDIREYSYRQRERERERERFESDRDRDHERRPIERSQSPVHLRRPQSPGASPSQSERLPSDSERRIYSRSSDRSGSCSSLSPPRYDKLDKPRLERYTKNEKTDKERTFDPERVERERRLIRKEKVEKDKTDKQKRKGKVHSPSSQSSETDQENEREQSPEKSRSSNKLSREKADKEGVAKNRLELMPCVVLTRVKEKEGKVIDHTPLEKLKAKLDNDTVKSSALDQKLQVSQTEPAKSELSKLESVRMKAPKERGLSSHIEVVDKEGRPKPRKHLKPEQTVDGVSAVDLEKLEARKRRFADSNLKAERQKSDVKKSSPEMEDARVLLKKQPDISSRDVILLREGESEKKTVRKEILKRESKKIKLDRLNAVPSPRECQELASVSVGTVSRPNSDLQARLREPVGESVENQEIQSKKPTPSKPPLKQLELLDDQGPEREDNRKNYCSLRDEPLECKSGQDKPHSVNTEEKIGIDIDHTQSYRKQMEQSRRKQQMEMEIAKSEKFGSPKKDVDEYERRSLVHEVGKPPQDVTDDSPPSKKKRMDHVDFDICTKRERNYRSSRQISEDSERTGGSPSIRHGSFHEEDDPVGSPRVMSIKGSPKVDEKGLSYSNITVREESLKFNPYDSSRREQMADMAKIKLSVLNSEDELNRWDSQMKQDASRFDVSFPNSIIKRDSLRKRSVRDLEPGEVPSDSDEDGEHKSHSPRASALFESSRLSFLLRDREDKLRERDERLSSSLERNKFYSFALDKTITPDTKALLERAKSLSSSREENWSFLDWDSRFANFRNNKDKEKVDSAPRPIPSWYMKKKKIRTDSEGKMDDKKDDHKEEEQERQELFASRFLHSSIFEQDSKRLQHLERKDEESDFVSGRLYGRQTSDGVNSTTDLIQEPVVLFHSRFMELTRMQQKEKEKDQKPKEVEKQEDTEDHPKTSESASENKESELKTPPPIGPPSVTVVAPESAAASLEKTAAEKTGEVPSVTEEKTTEPASVSEEAKPVSDLTPIAVEQPEQVDLPPGVDTRKDVAETPLVVEENSSVDQLPYLDAKPPTPGASFSQVEISVDPEPDSAQTLSKPTQKPEEADEPKVEKPDSAANVEPNASQNAEDVHEVPPPATEGVEVDPPVAAKDKKPNKSKRSKTPIQAAAASVVEKPVTRKSERIDREKLKRSSSPRGEAQKLLELKMEAEKITRAASKNSSADPEHPEPSLPLSRTRRRNVRSVYATMGDHESRSPVKEPVEQPRVTRKRLERELQEAAVVPTTPRRGRPPKARRRADEDDETEAKEPVETVKPAEGWRSPRSQKVAAGVQQGKKGKNEPKVDAERPEATTEVSPQLNVKENNTKSKTDKEEAGSEQKRDRKEISTDKNPPETPPAEVVEKKTAPEKNSKSKRGRSRNSRSAVDKSANLRNVEATVSPGAAAGPAGLPAEEAAAVAAVSPEKSESPQEEASLSLHLSSEPADLDKEPEKEDGSASKPSPEANQLAKQMELEQAVENIEKLAETSTPTAFKAAAADAPERLSTEDRDKPAHQASETELAAAIGSIINDISGEPENFPAPPPYPAESQTDLQSPEEGMEPETDEAVSGILETEAATESSRPPGSAPDPSAGPADTKEARENSSETSHPVPQVKGSKEAEVTLARKDKGRQKTTRSRRKRNTNKKTGGATETHVSEPDQVQSKSPATSEGATTQPPETPQEEKQSDKPQSTPPESCASDPSKTTSQGNLSQESSVEEKTPTKASALPDLPPASQPTPVDDEPRARFKVHSIIESDPVTPPSDSSMPTPPIPSVTIAKLPPPVAAGGIPHQSPPTKVTEWITRQEEPRAQSTPSPALPPDTKASDIDTSSSTLRKILMDPKYVSATGVTSTSVTTAIAEPVSAAPCLHEALPPPVESKKPLLEEKAAAPVTNTSDTQASEVPVATDKEKVTPVIAPKITSVISRMPVSIDLENSQKITLAKPAPQTLTGLVSALTGLVNVSLVPVNALAGPVNALKGPVKGSVATLKGLVNTPAGPVNVLKGPVNVLTGPVNVLTAPVNAATGTVNTAAGAVTVSAGAVTAASGVVTATTTGAVTVAGAVIAPSAKCRQRSGTNDNSRFHPGSMSVIDDRPADTGSGTGLRVNTSEGVVLLSYSGQKTEGPQRISAKISQIPPASAMDIEFQQSVSKSQVKPDSVTPSQPPPKGPQAPSGYANVATHSTLVLTAQTYNASPVISSVKADRPSLEKPEPIHLSVSTPVTQGGTVKVLTQGINTPPVLVHNQLVLTPSIVTTNKKLADPVTLKIETKVLQPANLGSTLTPHHPPALPSKLPAEVNHVTSGPSTPTDRTVSHLAATKPDVHSPRPSGPAPSPFPRACHPSSTTSAALSTNATVMLAAGIPVPQFISNIHPEQSVIMPPHSITQTVSLSHLSQGEVRMNTPTLPSITYSIRPETLHSPRAPLQPQQIEVRAPQRAGTPQPATAGVPALASQHPPEEEVHYHLPVARAAAPVQSEVLVMQSEYRLHPYTVPRDVRIMVHPHVTAVSEQPRAADGVVKVSPASKAPQQPGKEAAKMADAKAAPAPAPHGEARILTVTPSNQLQGLPLTPPVVVTHGVQIVHSSGELFQEYRYGDIRTYHGPAQLAHTQFPAAASIGLPSRTKAPAQGLPPEGEPSQPLQPAQSAQPAQSTQTSQLSQPGQPPSSKITPVSQEAKGTQTGVEQPRLPNVPGNRPAEPHAQVHRAQAETSQTSYPSPVSVSMKPDLPAPLSAQAAPKQPLFVPAPSGPSPPPGLALPHTETQPAPKQDSSPHLTSQRPVDMVQLLKKYPIVWQGLLALKNDTAAVQLHFVSGNNVLAHRSLPLSEGGPPLRIAQRMRLEASQLEGVARRMTVETDYCLLLALPCGRDQEDVVSQTESLKAAFITYLQAKQAAGIINVPNPGSNQPAYVLQIFPPCEFSESHLSRLAPDLLASISHISPHLMIVIASV; from the exons CACTGATTCCAGCAGTAGTTCAAGTGATGACTCTCCAGCCCGATCAGTTCAATCTGCAGCAGTCCCAGCACCCACTTCCCAGTTGCTTTCATCCCTGGAAAAAGATGAGCCCCGTAAAAGTTTTGGGATCAAGGTTCAGAATCTTCCAGTACGCTCCACAG ATACAAGTCTCAAAGATGGCCTTTTCCATGAATTTAAGAAATTTGGAAAGGTGACTTCAGTGCAGATACATGGAACTTCAGAAGAAAGGTATGGCCTGGTATTCTTCCGGCAGCAGGAGGACCAAGAAAAAGCATTGACTGCATcaaaaggaaaacttttctttGGCATGCAGATTGAAGTAACAGCATGGATAGGGCCAG aaacagaaagtgaaaatgaatttCGCCCTTTGGATGAAAGGATAGATGAATTTCACCCCAAAGCAACAAGAACTCTCTTTATTGGTAACCTTGAAAAAACCACTACTTATCATGATCTTCGCAACATCTTCCAACGCTTTGGAGAAATTgtg GATATTGATATTAAGAAAGTAAATGGAGTTCCTCAGTATGCGTTCTTGCAATACTGTGATATTGCCAGCGTTTGTAAGGCTATTAAGAAGATGGATGGGGAATACCTTGGAAATAATCGTCTCAAG CTGGGTTTTGGAAAGAGCATGCCTACAAACTGTGTGTGGTTAGATGGGCTTTCTTCAAACGTATCGGATCAATATTTAACACGACATTTCTGCCGATATGGGCCTGTGGTGAAG GTGGTGTTTGACCGCTTAAAAGGCATGGCCCTGGTTCTCTACAATGAAATTGAATATGCACAAGCAGCTGTAAAAGAGACCAAGGGGAGGAAAATCGGTGGGAATAAAATTAAG gtggatTTTGCAAATCGGGAAAGTCAGCTGGCATTTTATCACTGTATGGAAAAATCTGGTCAAGATATCAGAGACTTCTATGAAATGTTAGCAGAAAGAAG AGAAGAACGAAGGGGATCGTATGACTATAGCCAAGATCGTACATATTATGAGAATGTTCGTACTCCAGGCACATATGCTGAGGATTCCAGACGGGACTATCCAGCTCGAGGGAGAGAGTTTTATTCAGAATGGGAAACTTACCAAGGAGACTACTATGAGTCACGATATTACGATGATCCCCGGGAGTACAGGGATTACAGAAATGATCCTTATGAACAAGATATTCGGGAATACAGTTATAGGCAAAGGGAACGAGAAAGAGAACGGGAAAGATTTGAGTCTGACCGGGACAGAGACCACGAGAGGAGGCCAATTGAACGCAGTCAGAGTCCAGTTCACTTGCGACGCCCACAGAGTCCTGGAGCATCACCCTCACAGTCAGAGAGATTGCCTAGTGATTCCGAGAGGAGGATTTACAGCCGATCCTCGGACCGGAGTGGAAGCTGTAGCTCGCTTTCCCCTCCAAGATATGATAAACTTGACAAACCTCGTTTGGAACGCTATACAAAAAACGAAAAGACAGATAAAGAACGAACTTTTGATCCTGAGAGAGTGGAAAGAGAGAGACGTTTAATAAGGAAGGAAAAGGTGGAGAAGGACAAAACTGACAAGCAGAAACGGAAAGGAAAAGTTCATTCCCCTAGTTCTCAGTCTTCAGAAACAGACCAAGAAAACGAGAGAGAACAAAGCCCTGAAAAATCAAGGAGTTCTAATAAACTGAGCAGAGAGAAAGCTGACAAAGAAGGAGTAGCAAAAAACCGCTTGGAGCTCATGCCTTGTGTGGTTTTGACTCgagtgaaagaaaaagaggggaaggtTATTGACCACACTCCTTTGGAAAAGCTGAAAGCCAAGCTTGATAATGACACTGTCAAGTCTTCTGCCTTAGATCAGAAACTTCAGGTCTCTCAGACAGAGCCTGCAAAATCTGAGTTGTCTAAACTAGAATCTGTTAGAATGAAAGCGCCAAAGGAAAGGGGGCTTTCAAGCCACATAGAAGTGGTAGATAAGGAAGGCAGGCCTAAACCCAGGAAGCACCTAAAACCAGAGCAAACTGTTGATGGGGTAAGTGCTGTGGATCTGGAGAAGCTGGAAGCGAGGAAAAGGCGTTTTGCAGATTCCAATTTGAAAGCAGAAAGGCAAAAATCAGATGTTAAGAAaagtagcccagagatggaagatGCTCGGGTGCTTTTAAAGAAACAGCCTGACATATCATCTAGAGATGTCATTCTACTGAGGGAAGGAGAGTCTGAAAAAAAGACGGTGAGgaaagaaattcttaaaagagaatctaaaaaaatcaaactagaCAGACTTAATGCTGTTCCCAGCCCCAGAGAGTGTCAGGAGCTTGCCAGCGTTTCTGTTGGGACTGTATCAAGGCCCAACTCAGATCTGCAAGCAAGGCTGAGAGAACCAGTAGGCGAATCTGTGGAAAACCAAGAAATCCAGTCAAAAAAACCCACTCCTTCAAAACCACCACTTAAACAGCTGGAGCTATTAGATGATCAAGGACCAGAGAGAGAAGATAATAGGAAAAACTATTGCAGTCTTCGTGATGAACCACTTGAATGTAAATCAGGCCAAGATAAACCacattcagtaaatactgaagaaaaaattGGCATTGATATTGATCACACGCAGAGTTACCGAAAACAAATGGAGCAGAGTCGTAGAAAACAGCAGATGGAGATGGAAATAGCCAAGTCCGAAAAGTTTGGCAGTCCTAAAAAAGATGTGGATGAATATGAAAGACGTAGTCTTGTTCACGAGGTCGGCAAACCCCCTCAGGATGTCACTGACGACTCTCCTCCcagcaaaaagaaaaggatggaCCATGTTGATTTTGACATCTGCACCAAGAGAGAACGGAACTACAGAAGTTCACGCCAAATCAGTGAAGATTCTGAAAGGACTGGTGGTTCCCCCAGTATCCGACATGGTTCCTTCCATGAGGAAGATGACCCTGTTGGTTCCCCTAGGGTAATGTCAATAAAAGGGTCTCCTAAAGTAGATGAAAAAGGTCTCTCGTATTCTAATATAACAGTCAGAGAAGAGTCCTTAAAATTTAATCCTTATGATTCTAGCAGGAGAGAACAGATGGCAGACATGGCCAAAATAAAGCTGTCTGTCTTGAATTCTGAAGATGAACTAAATCGGTGGGACTCTCAAATGAAACAAGATGCCAGCAGATTTGATGTGAGTTTCCCAAACAGCATAATTAAGAGAGACAGCCTTCGAAAGAGGTCTGTACGTGACTTGGAACCTGGTGAGGTGCCTTCTGATTCTGATGAAGATGGTGAACACAAATCTCACTCACCCAGAGCCTCTGCGTTATTTGAAAGTTCTCGgttgtcttttttattgaggGACAGAGAAGACAAACTACGTGAGAGAGATGAAAGACTCTCCAGTTCTTTAGAAAGgaacaaattttattcttttgcattggATAAGACAATCACACCAGACACTAAGGCTTTGCTTGAAAGAGCTAAATCCCTGTCTTCATCTCGAGAAGAAAATTGGTCTTTTCTTGATTGGGACTCCCGATTTGCTAATTTTCGAAacaacaaagataaagaaaaggttGACTCTGCTCCAAGACCTATTCCATCCTGgtacatgaaaaagaagaaaattcggactgattcagaaggaaaaatggaTGATAAGAAAGATGACCATAAAGAAGAAGAACAGGAAAGGCAAGAATTATTTGCTTCTCGTTTTTTACACAGCTCAATCTTTGAACAAGATTCCAAGCGATTGCAGCATCTAGAGAGAAAAGATGAAGAATCTGACTTCGTTTCTGGCAGGTTATATGGGAGGCAGACATCTGATGGAGTGAATAGCACAACTGATTTGATTCAAGAGCCAGTAGTTCTTTTCCATAGCAGATTTATGGAACTCACACGAatgcaacagaaagaaaaagaaaaagaccaaaaacccaaagAGGTCGAGAAACAGGAGGATACAGAGGATCACCCCAAGACCTCAGAATCTGCTTCTGAAAATAAAGAGTCGGAACTGAAAACTCCACCTCCGATTGGGCCTCCTAGTGTCACAGTTGTAGCTCCAGAGTCTGCAGCAGCATCCCTGGAGAAGACAGCTGCTGAAAAAACAGGAGAGGTGCCTTCAGTGACAGAAGAGAAGACCACTGAGCCAGCCTCTGTCTCAGAAGAAGCAAAACCTGTATCTGATCTGACTCCCATCGCTGTGGAACAACCTGAACAAGTAGACTTGCCCCCAGGAGTGGACACCAGGAAAGACGTTGCTGAGACTCCTTTAGTTGTTGAAGAAAATTCATCAGTCGATCAGCTGCCTTATTTGGATGCCAAGCCTCCAACTCCTGGGGCCTCATTTTCCCAGGTAGAGATCAGTGTAGACCCAGAGCCTGACAGTGCCCAGACACTTTCAAAACCGACTCAGAAGCCTGAGGAAGCCGATGAGCCAAAAGTGGAGAAGCCAGACTCAGCTGCTAACGTCGAACCTAATGCAAGTCAAAACGCTGAAGATGTTCACGAGGTCCCGCCTCCAGCTACTGAAGGTGTAGAGGTTGATCCTCCAGTTGCTGCAAAAGATAAAAAGCCGAACAAAAGTAAACGTTCCAAGACCCCCATTCAGGCAGCTGCAGCAAGTGTCGTGGAGAAGCCTGTCACAAGGAAGAGTGAGAGGATAGACCGGGAAAAGCTCAAGCGGTCCAGTTCCCCTCGGGGAGAAGCACAGAAGCTTTTAGAactgaagatggaggcagagaagaTTACAAGGGCTGCCTCTAAAAACTCGTCCGCGGACCCTGAACACCCTGAGCCAAGCTTGCCCCTCAGCCGAACCAGGCGCCGGAATGTAAGGAGTGTCTACGCAACCATGGGTGACCACGAGAGCCGCTCTCCAGTCAAGGAGCCCGTTGAGCAACCACGAGTGACCAGGAAGAGACTGGAGCGGGAGCTGCAGGAGGCTGCAGTGGTTCCTACAACCCCTAGGAGGGGGAGGCCTCCAAAAGCACGCCGTCGAGCTGATGAAGATGATGAGACCGAGGCAAAAGAGCCAGTGGAGACAGTCAAGCCAGCTGAGGGGTGGAGGTCCCCACGATCCCAGAAAGTAGCTGCTGGTGTCCAGCaggggaaaaaggggaaaaatgaacCAAAAGTTGATGCTGAACGTCCTGAGGCCACCACTGAGGTGAGTCCCCAGTTAAACGtgaaagaaaataacacaaaatccAAGACTGATAAAGAAGAAGCAGGAAGTGAACAAAAACGTGATAGAAAAGAAATTAGCACAGACAAAAATCCACCCGAAACCCCCCCAGCTGAAGTGGTGGAGAAAAAAACAGCCCCTGAGAAAAACTCCAAGTCCAAGAGAGGAAGATCTCGAAACTCTAGATCAGCGGTGGACAAATCTGCAAATCTGAGAAATGTGGAAGCCACTGTAAGTCCCGGCGCGGCTGCAGGCCCTGCGGGACTGCCGGCGGAGGAGGCGGCTGCAGTCGCGGCAGTTTCCCCTGAGAAGAGCGAGAGTCCCCAAGAGGAGGCTAGTTTATCGTTGCATTTGAGCAGTGAGCCAGCTGATCTGGACAAGGAACCAGAGAAGGAAGATGGGTCTGCCTCTAAGCCGTCCCCGGAAGCAAATCAGCTAGCCAAGCAGATGGAGCTGGAGCAGGCCGTGGAGAACATCGAGAAGCTCGCGGAAACCTCCACCCCCACAGCTTTCAAGGCGGCAGCTGCAGATGCCCCAGAGCGCCTCTCCACAGAGGACCGGGACAAGCCCGCACACCAGGCCAGCGAAACAGAGCTGGCTGCGGCCATCGGTTCCATCATCAATGACATTTCTGGGGAGCCAGAAAACTTCCCAGCACCTCCACCTTACCCTGCAGAGTCTCAGACAGATCTTCAGTCTCCTGAGGAAGGAATGGAGCCTGAGACCGATGAGGCTGTGTCTGGCATCTTGGAGACTGAGGCTGCTACAGAATCTTCTAGGCCACCAGGCAGTGCACCTGACCCCTCAGCAGGCCCAGCAGATACCAAGGAAGCCAGAGAGAACAGCAGCGAAACCTCCCACCCAGTGCCGCAAGTCAAAGGATCAAAAGAAGCAGAAGTTACTCTTGCTCGGAAAGACAAAGGGCGCCAGAAGACCACTCGATCACGCCGCAAACGGAATACAAACAAGAAAACGGGGGGCGCTACAGAGACCCATGTCTCTGAACCTGACCAAGTTCAAAGCAAGAGCCCTGCTACAAGCGAGGGGGCCACGACACAGCCCCCAGAAACTCcacaggaagaaaagcagagtgACAAGCCCCAGTCCACTCCCCCTGAGTCATGTGCTTCTGACCCAAGCAAGACTACATCCCAGGGAAATTTGTCCCAAGAAAGCAGTGTTGAAGAAAAGACTCCAACCAAAGCATCTGCGCTCCCAGACCTTCCCCCGGCCTCACAGCCAACCCCCGTGGATGACGAGCCTCGAGCCAGATTCAAGGTGCACTCCATCATTGAAAGTGACCCGGTGACCCCGCCCAGTGACTCAAGCATGCCCACCCCCCCAATTCCTTCCGTAACGATAGCAAAGCTCCCACCCCCTGTCGCTGCTGGGGGGATCCCACACCAGAGTCCGCCGACGAAGGTGACAGAGTGGATCACGAGGCAGGAGGAGCCACGGGCGCAATCCACCCCATCTCCGGCCCTTCCCCCAGACACAAAGGCCTCCGACATAGACACCAGCTCCAGTACGCTGAGGAAGATCCTCATGGACCCTAAGTACGTATCTGCCACGGGCGTCACTTCCACGAGTGTCACAACTGCCATTGCAGAGCCTGTCAGTGCTGCCCCTTGCCTGCATGAGGCACTGCCCCCTCCGGTTGAATCTAAAAAGCctcttttagaagaaaaagcaGCAGCTCCAGTAACTAACACCTCCGACACACAGGCCTCAGAGGTTCCAGTGGCCACCGACAAAGAAAAGGTGACTCCAGTCATTGCTCCCAAAATTACTTCTGTTATTAGCCGGATGCCTGTCAGCATTGATTTGGAGAATTCGCAAAAGATAACTCTGGCGAAGCCAGCTCCTCAGACCCTGACTGGCCTGGTGAGCGCCCTGACCGGCCTGGTGAATGTCTCCTTGGTTCCAGTGAATGCGCTGGCCGGCCCAGTGAATGCCCTGAAAGGCCCTGTGAAGGGCTCAGTGGCCACGCTGAAAGGCTTGGTGAACACTCCCGCTGGCCCCGTGAACGTCCTAAAGGGACCAGTGAATGTTCTGACAGGGCCCGTGAATGTTCTCACGGCTCCAGTGAACGCCGCCACGGGCACAGTGAACACTGCCGCGGGTGCGGTGACAGTTTCCGCAGGCGCGGTGACTGCTGCATCTGGGGTTGTGACTGCCACGACAACAGGTGCAGTGACTGTGGCAGGTGCAGTGATTGCACCATCCGCAAAGTGCCGACAGAGATCCGGCACTAATGACAACAGTCGGTTCCACCCAGGGTCTATGTCTGTGATTGACGACCGTCCGGCAGACACGGGCTCTGGCACTGGGCTGCGTGTGAACACTTCAGAAGGGGTTGTGCTGCTGAGCTATTCGGGGCAGAAGACTGAAGGCCCACAGCGGATCAGTGCCAAGATTAGCCAGATCCCCCCAGCAAGTGCAATGGACATTGAGTTTCAACAGTCGGTGTCCAAGTCCCAGGTCAAACCCGATTCTGTCACGCCATCTCAGCCTCCGCCCAAAGGCCCTCAAGCTCCTTCAGGCTATGCAAATGTGGCCACCCATTCTACTCTGGTACTAACTGCCCAGACCTATAACGCATCTCCTGTGATTTCATCGGTTAAGGCCGACCGTCCGTCCTTGGAGAAGCCTGAGCCCATTCATCTCTCTGTGTCCACACCCGTCACCCAGGGTGGCACAGTAAAGGTCCTCACCCAGGGCATAAACACACCCCCGGTGCTGGTTCACAACCAGCTGGTCCTCACCCCAAGCATAGTCACCACTAACAAAAAGCTTGCTGACCCCGTCACCCTCAAAATAGAGACCAAGGTCCTTCAGCCAGCAAACCTGGGGTCCACTCTTACACCCCACCACCCTCCTGCTCTGCCCAGCAAACTGCCTGCAGAAGTGAACCACGTCACCTCGGGGCCCAGCACCCCGACAGATCGGACTGTCTCCCATTTGGCAGCCACCAAGCCAGATGTGCATTCCCCTCGACCTAGCGGGCCGGCTCCGTCCCCATTCCCGAGGGCATGCCACCCCAGCAGCACCACATCCGCCGCGCTCTCCACTAATGCCACGGTCATGCTGGCTGCGGGCATTCCTGTGCCGCAGTTCATCTCTAACATCCACCCAGAGCAGTCCGTCATCATGCCACCCCACAGCATCACCCAGACCGTGTCGCTCAGCCACCTGTCACAGGGCGAGGTGAGGATGAACACGCCCACGTTGCCCAGCATCACCTACAGCATCCGACCAGAGACACTTCATTCTCCTCGGGCCCCCCTGCAGCCCCAGCAAATAGAGGTCCGGGCCCCGCAGCGTGCGGGCACCCCGCAGCCAGCCACAGCTGGTGTGCCCGCCTTGGCCTCCCAGCACCCTCCAGAGGAAGAAGTGCATTATCACCTCCCCGTTGCTCGAGCCGCAGCCCCTGTGCAGTCGGAGGTGCTGGTCATGCAGTCTGAGTACCGACTACACCCGTACACTGTGCCCCGGGACGTGAGGATCATGGTGCATCCTCACGTGACGGCCGTCAGCGAGCAGCCCCGGGCAGCGGACGGGGTGGTGAAAGTGTCACCAGCCAGCAAGGCCCCTCAGCAGCCAGGGAAGGAAGCCGCCAAGATGGCAGATGCCAaagccgcccccgcccccgccccccacggcGAGGCCCGCATCCTCACAGTCACACCCAGCAACCAGCTGCAGGGGCTGCCTCTGACCCCGCCTGTGGTGGTGACGCACGGGGTGCAGATCGTGCACTCCAGCGGGGAGCTCTTTCAGGAGTACAGGTACGGGGACATCCGCACCTACCACGGCCCGGCTCAGCTCGCGCACACGCAGTTTCCTGCTGCTGCCTCCATTGGCCTgccttcccggaccaaggctcctGCTCAG GGCCTCCCTCCTGAAGGCGAGCCCTCGCAGCCTCTGCAGCCTGCGCAGTCCGCACAGCCGGCCCAGTCCACGCAGACCTCCCAGCTCAGCCAGCCAGGCCAGCCACCAAGCAGCAAGATAACTCCAGTCTCCCAGGAGGCAAAGGGCACCCAGACAGGAGTAGAGCAGCCGCGCCTCCCAAATGTACCTGGAAACAGGCCGGCGGAGCCTCATGCCCAGGTCCACAGGGCACAGGCGGAAACAAGCCAGACCTCCTATCCCTCCCCCGTGTCTGTCTCGATGAAGCCTGACCTCCCGGCCCCTCTTTCTGCTCAGGCTGCCCCAAAGCAGCCATTGTTTGTCCCTGCACCCTCAGGCCCCAGCCCCCCTCCAGGACTGGCTCTGCCGCATACTGAAACCCAGCCCGCCCCCAAACAAGATTCCTCTCCTCATTTGACTTCCCAGAGACCTGTGGATATGGTCCAGCTTCTGAAG AAGTACCCCATCGTGTGGCAGGGCCTACTGGCCCTCAAGAACGACACAGCTGCTGTGCAGCTCCACTTCGTCTCTGGCAACAATGTCCTGGCCCATCGGTCCCTGCCGCTCTCTGAAGGAGGGCCCCCCCTGAGGATTGCCCAGAGGATGCGGCTGGAGGCCTCACAGCTGGAGGGGGTTGCCCGAAGGATGACG GTGGAGACAGATTACTGTCTGCTGCTGGCTCTGCCCTGTGGCCGTGACCAAGAGGACGTTGTGAGCCAGACCGAGTCCCTCAAGGCTGCCTTCATCACGTATCTGCAGGCCAAGCAGGCAGCAGGCATCATCAACGTTCCCAACCCTGGCTCCAATCAG CCCGCCTACGTGCTGCAGATCTTCCCGCCCTGCGAATTCTCTGAGAGTCACCTGTCCCGTCTGGCCCCCGACCTCCTGGCCAGCATCTCCCACATTTCTCCCCACCTCATGATCGTCATTGCCTCTGTGTGA